A region of Planktomarina temperata RCA23 DNA encodes the following proteins:
- a CDS encoding alpha/beta fold hydrolase codes for MLHMISHGPENGSEAGTPLIIAHGLFGSGRNWGVIAKRLANHRRVIALDMRNHGASPWSEDHSYHALAADIEEVATTLGQPVDLLGHSMGGKAAMVAALSGAPIRRLIVADIAPVGYSHSQQPVIDAMQSVPLDHITSRAEADQALSAHIEDPALRSFLLQSLNVSAQRWRLNLPALSASMDQIIGFPDISGHFNAPALFLTGALSDYLRPEHRPRIKALFPKARFAKIPQAGHWLHADKPREFEAAVRVFLDA; via the coding sequence ATGTTACATATGATCTCCCATGGACCTGAAAATGGCTCTGAAGCCGGCACCCCTTTGATCATCGCCCACGGGCTATTTGGCTCTGGTCGCAATTGGGGTGTGATTGCCAAACGATTGGCCAATCACCGCCGGGTTATTGCTTTGGACATGCGCAACCATGGGGCAAGCCCCTGGTCTGAGGACCACAGCTATCACGCTTTGGCCGCAGATATCGAAGAAGTGGCCACAACCTTGGGTCAACCGGTTGATCTTTTGGGCCATTCCATGGGGGGCAAGGCGGCCATGGTCGCCGCGCTTTCTGGCGCGCCGATCCGCCGTCTCATCGTTGCCGATATTGCCCCCGTCGGCTATAGCCATAGCCAGCAGCCCGTCATCGACGCCATGCAATCTGTGCCCCTCGACCACATCACCAGCCGCGCAGAGGCCGATCAAGCCCTAAGCGCCCATATTGAGGATCCAGCCCTGCGCAGTTTTTTGTTACAAAGCTTGAATGTCAGCGCGCAACGCTGGCGGCTCAACCTGCCGGCCCTCAGCGCCTCGATGGATCAAATCATTGGGTTTCCTGACATCTCAGGCCATTTCAACGCCCCGGCCCTGTTCCTGACCGGCGCCCTCTCGGACTATCTGCGTCCAGAGCACCGCCCACGCATCAAAGCCCTCTTCCCCAAAGCCCGTTTCGCCAAAATTCCGCAGGCGGGCCATTGGCTGCACGCGGACAAACCGCGTGAATTCGAAGCTGCGGTTCGTGTGTTTTTAGACGCCTAG
- the rpmB gene encoding 50S ribosomal protein L28, translating to MARRCELTGKGPMSGNNVSHAKNRTRRRFLPNLNELTLHSDALGRAFKLRISSAALRTVDHRGGLDAFLAKAKDTDLSDTALKIKKDIAKAQATA from the coding sequence ATGGCACGCCGCTGCGAACTGACGGGCAAAGGCCCAATGAGTGGAAACAATGTAAGCCACGCCAAAAACCGCACACGTCGTCGGTTTTTGCCAAACTTGAACGAGCTGACTTTGCATTCCGATGCTTTGGGTCGTGCGTTCAAGCTGCGCATTTCTTCAGCTGCTCTGCGCACTGTGGATCATCGCGGTGGCTTGGATGCTTTCCTTGCTAAGGCTAAAGACACAGACTTGTCTGACACAGCGCTGAAAATCAAAAAAGATATCGCCAAGGCACAGGCAACCGCCTAA
- a CDS encoding VOC family protein, with the protein MSTLSQTIPTQGLHHITLTGAGRQITLDFWEGILGMPFVFEQPNLDNPDESHLYFDPGDDRLITVFCDETRAPLPGKTPIVPGAVHHIAFSVSQAVSIHLPEKLDALGIAHSGLKDRGFMSSIYFREPLGLLIELASYKFTPPQGVSHARVLFEAHRIRVAAGDAAIADRHVAEALAVLVHRQVPSLSDI; encoded by the coding sequence ATGTCAACGCTTTCCCAAACCATACCGACGCAAGGCCTGCATCATATCACTTTGACCGGAGCAGGGCGACAAATTACCTTGGATTTTTGGGAGGGGATTTTGGGCATGCCCTTTGTTTTTGAACAGCCCAATCTCGACAACCCCGATGAGAGCCATTTGTATTTTGATCCTGGGGATGATCGTTTGATCACAGTGTTTTGCGATGAGACCCGGGCACCTCTGCCGGGCAAAACCCCGATTGTGCCAGGTGCCGTGCATCACATTGCTTTTTCGGTCAGCCAAGCGGTGTCGATACATTTGCCGGAAAAACTGGATGCGCTTGGGATCGCACATTCGGGTTTGAAAGATCGGGGGTTTATGAGCTCAATTTATTTTCGCGAGCCCTTGGGGCTGTTGATTGAGTTGGCGTCTTATAAGTTCACGCCGCCGCAGGGGGTGTCGCATGCGCGGGTGCTGTTTGAGGCGCATCGCATTCGGGTGGCGGCGGGGGATGCTGCGATTGCAGATCGGCATGTGGCCGAAGCCTTGGCGGTATTGGTGCATCGGCAGGTGCCAAGCTTGTCGGATATATAG
- the gndA gene encoding NADP-dependent phosphogluconate dehydrogenase has product MTQAHIGVIGVGTMGSALALNFAEKGQDVALWNLELSAVDRLIASAGGLAARLQRCETLADLVAALPAPRAIVLMIPAGAPVDQTIAALRPLLSAGDTIIDGGNSDFRDTMIRTTTLEKAGLSYLGIGVSGGAEGARRGPSMMVGGTSSSYSRMAPILEAIAARYDGDPCVAHLGPDGAGHFVKTVHNGIEYADMQMIAEVYGMMRDGEGLAASDIAPVFRSWNRGPLESYLIEVTAEVLGTKDPQTGDDMVDLIVDQAGQKGTGRWTVIEALRMGQAVSIIEAAVGARVMSAQKSTRKRAARVLVPAGTDTMSPVAEHDLQSALIVGRVLAYAQGFEILAAGSKEFNWSLDFARIAEIWRAGCIIRSAMLDDIATAFRSPRPAGHLVLSDHFIPLLTTHIAGLRRVVSAAALKGLPVPALAAALSWFDMIRQERGTSDLIQAQRDYFGAHSFERVDADGSHHGPWHSG; this is encoded by the coding sequence ATGACACAGGCACATATTGGTGTGATTGGGGTTGGAACGATGGGTTCGGCACTGGCGTTGAACTTCGCCGAGAAGGGCCAAGATGTCGCTCTTTGGAACCTTGAGCTGAGCGCGGTTGATCGGCTGATCGCCTCCGCTGGGGGCCTGGCCGCTCGTTTGCAGCGCTGCGAGACCCTGGCCGATCTGGTGGCGGCTCTGCCTGCGCCGCGCGCCATTGTCCTAATGATCCCGGCGGGCGCGCCGGTGGATCAAACGATTGCTGCGCTTCGGCCTTTGTTATCCGCGGGCGATACCATCATTGATGGCGGCAATTCAGATTTTCGCGATACGATGATCCGAACGACAACTCTGGAAAAAGCGGGGCTGTCCTATTTGGGGATTGGTGTGTCTGGCGGCGCTGAGGGCGCACGGCGGGGGCCGTCCATGATGGTGGGAGGTACAAGCTCTAGCTACAGCCGTATGGCGCCTATTCTGGAGGCTATTGCAGCGCGCTATGACGGGGATCCCTGCGTGGCGCATTTGGGACCGGATGGGGCTGGGCATTTTGTAAAAACGGTTCATAACGGCATCGAATACGCCGATATGCAGATGATCGCCGAGGTTTACGGCATGATGCGCGATGGCGAAGGTCTGGCAGCCAGCGATATCGCGCCGGTCTTTCGCAGCTGGAACCGTGGCCCGCTGGAAAGCTATCTTATCGAAGTCACCGCAGAGGTCTTGGGGACCAAAGATCCGCAGACCGGTGATGACATGGTGGATTTAATCGTGGACCAAGCCGGGCAAAAAGGCACCGGCCGTTGGACCGTGATTGAAGCGCTGCGCATGGGGCAAGCGGTGAGCATCATTGAGGCGGCGGTTGGCGCCCGGGTCATGAGCGCGCAAAAATCCACCCGCAAGCGCGCCGCCAGAGTGCTGGTGCCGGCGGGCACGGATACGATGAGTCCAGTCGCAGAGCATGATTTGCAATCTGCCTTAATCGTTGGGCGCGTTTTGGCCTATGCGCAGGGGTTCGAGATTTTGGCCGCCGGATCCAAAGAATTCAATTGGTCATTAGATTTTGCCCGCATCGCAGAGATTTGGCGGGCTGGCTGTATCATCCGTTCGGCCATGTTAGACGACATTGCCACAGCATTCCGCAGTCCGCGCCCGGCGGGGCATTTGGTGCTGTCCGACCATTTCATCCCGCTGCTGACCACCCATATCGCAGGGCTGCGCCGGGTGGTCTCTGCCGCTGCGCTCAAAGGGCTGCCTGTGCCGGCATTGGCAGCGGCTTTGAGTTGGTTTGACATGATCCGCCAAGAACGCGGAACCTCGGATTTGATCCAAGCACAACGCGATTACTTCGGGGCCCATTCCTTTGAACGTGTTGATGCAGACGGGTCGCATCATGGCCCGTGGCATTCGGGCTGA
- the argF gene encoding ornithine carbamoyltransferase, translating into MQNFLDIDQVDPQNLRGILDEAARIKTARAGLSKGMLDAERPLEGKMVALIFEKPSTRTRVSFDLGVRQMGGQTMVLSGSEMQLGHGETIADTARVLSRYVDMIMIRTFEEATLLEMADYASVPVINGLTNRSHPCQIMADILTFEEHRGSIRGKRVVWTGDGNNVCASFIHAAGQFGFDFVFAGPATLDPEAEFVEKARAKGVKIEIQRDVNEAVRGADLLVTDTWISMHDSQTARERRHNQLRPYQVDDALMAQAKPDALFMHCLPAHRNEEVTSSVMDGPHSVVFDEAENRLHAQKAIMRWCLD; encoded by the coding sequence ATGCAGAATTTTCTCGATATTGATCAGGTTGATCCCCAAAATTTGCGTGGCATTTTGGATGAGGCCGCGCGGATCAAGACGGCGCGTGCCGGCCTGTCCAAAGGCATGTTGGATGCTGAACGGCCACTTGAGGGCAAGATGGTGGCGTTGATTTTTGAAAAGCCATCCACGCGCACCCGCGTGAGCTTTGATCTTGGCGTGCGGCAGATGGGTGGGCAGACCATGGTTTTGTCCGGCAGCGAAATGCAGCTGGGCCATGGGGAAACCATCGCGGATACGGCGCGGGTTTTGAGCCGCTATGTGGACATGATCATGATCCGCACTTTTGAGGAGGCAACCCTGCTGGAAATGGCCGATTATGCCAGTGTTCCGGTGATCAATGGGCTGACCAACCGCAGCCATCCATGCCAAATCATGGCCGATATCTTGACGTTTGAAGAGCATCGCGGCTCTATTCGGGGCAAGCGCGTGGTCTGGACGGGTGATGGTAACAACGTTTGTGCAAGCTTCATCCATGCGGCCGGGCAATTTGGCTTTGATTTCGTTTTTGCCGGCCCAGCGACGCTGGATCCCGAGGCGGAATTTGTTGAGAAGGCGCGGGCCAAAGGTGTGAAGATCGAGATCCAGCGGGACGTCAACGAAGCGGTGCGCGGCGCGGATCTGTTGGTGACGGACACTTGGATCTCTATGCACGACAGCCAAACCGCACGCGAGCGGCGCCACAATCAATTGCGCCCCTATCAGGTTGATGATGCGTTGATGGCGCAGGCCAAGCCGGATGCTCTTTTCATGCATTGCTTGCCCGCACACCGCAACGAAGAGGTCACCAGCTCTGTCATGGATGGGCCGCATTCGGTGGTCTTCGATGAGGCTGAAAACCGGTTGCATGCGCAAAAAGCGATTATGCGCTGGTGTCTAGACTAA
- the hrpB gene encoding ATP-dependent helicase HrpB, whose protein sequence is MQFIPPKLSHVKTHPPQTNRKPTVDARDFLADKGGVKFALPIDAVLPQVLDCLTQSGRVVLQAPPGAGKTTRTPLVILESGQCPGKILMLEPRRLAARAAAERMADTLGEKLGETVGYRIRGQSKIGPNTRIEVLTEGILTRMIQADPELPGVGAILFDEFHERSLAADLGLALAWELRETLREDLWLVVMSATLDAAPVAALLDDAPIVTSAGRSFPVELTYLPRPAPKDLSFEAQARSLILQAVADTEGGILVFLPGEAEIRRTKAALQDHLPKNCVLRPLLGNLPFAEQQLAIRPEARKNLRKIVLATAIAETSLTIQDVRVVVDCGRARRARYDPEKGLQRLVTERVSKAEATQRAGRAGRVAAGRCYRMWARAEEGAMPAFAPPEIAISDLAPLALELAQWGSGPEDLAFLTPPAPGPWAQAKALLGQLGALSDGRLTPHGAALAKLPLHPRLAQMLLQAGPRAAPLAALLSDRDILSTQNCDLTPALTALTRPTGNKEQAGPIRDHSALDRIKQEAKRLSRLAPKGTREIALSPAQCLALAYPERVAQRRPGPQPRYIMAGGKGAVLARDDSLANARYLVISDLGNPHFSTGPDPKIRRALALSEAELREVFADQITWETLCHWSKRHRRVIANRSEMLGALSLTQEVWRDAPSEALAAAMVEGVQQMGLRLPKAARLLQARVAAAPPGQFPDLSDTALLEAAPEWLAPYLTGLTTEQDWKAFDPLPALEAYIGWAALRQLEKIAPAHFTTPLGRKITIDYSGDSPAIELRIQEIFGQTRHPMIGDHPLKVTLLSPAHRPIQVTTDIPGFWTGSYADVRKDMRAQYPKHPWPEDPTQADPTLRAKPRKR, encoded by the coding sequence ATGCAATTTATCCCCCCAAAACTCTCGCATGTCAAAACGCATCCGCCACAAACCAACCGCAAACCAACCGTGGACGCGCGAGATTTTCTCGCCGATAAGGGCGGGGTGAAGTTTGCTCTGCCGATAGATGCGGTCCTGCCGCAAGTGCTGGACTGTTTGACACAGTCTGGTCGGGTGGTTTTGCAGGCCCCGCCGGGGGCTGGCAAAACCACACGCACCCCCTTGGTCATCTTAGAGTCGGGACAGTGCCCCGGCAAAATTCTGATGCTCGAACCCCGGCGCTTGGCCGCGCGAGCCGCCGCAGAACGCATGGCAGATACGCTGGGTGAAAAATTGGGTGAAACCGTGGGATATCGCATCCGCGGGCAATCCAAAATCGGCCCCAATACCCGCATTGAAGTGCTCACAGAGGGCATTCTCACCCGCATGATACAGGCGGACCCAGAGCTGCCCGGCGTCGGCGCCATTCTCTTTGATGAATTTCATGAACGCTCCTTGGCTGCCGATCTTGGGCTGGCCCTGGCATGGGAGTTGCGCGAGACTCTGCGAGAAGACCTCTGGCTCGTGGTCATGTCGGCCACACTGGACGCCGCGCCCGTAGCGGCCCTGCTCGATGACGCCCCAATCGTCACGAGCGCCGGACGCAGTTTTCCCGTGGAGCTGACCTATCTGCCGCGCCCAGCGCCCAAAGACCTGTCCTTTGAAGCGCAAGCCCGCAGCCTGATCCTACAGGCCGTGGCCGATACAGAGGGTGGGATCTTGGTGTTCTTGCCCGGCGAGGCTGAAATTCGCCGCACCAAAGCTGCACTGCAAGATCACCTGCCCAAAAATTGCGTTCTGCGGCCTCTTTTGGGAAACCTGCCATTTGCCGAGCAGCAGCTGGCCATCCGGCCTGAGGCCCGGAAAAATCTGCGCAAGATCGTTTTGGCAACCGCCATTGCCGAGACCTCCCTAACCATCCAAGATGTTCGAGTTGTGGTGGATTGCGGCCGCGCACGCAGGGCCCGGTATGACCCTGAAAAGGGTCTGCAAAGGCTGGTCACCGAACGGGTCAGCAAGGCCGAAGCCACCCAGCGCGCCGGGCGTGCAGGGCGCGTTGCCGCCGGGCGCTGCTATCGCATGTGGGCGCGGGCCGAAGAAGGGGCTATGCCCGCCTTCGCGCCACCTGAAATTGCAATTTCCGATCTGGCCCCGCTGGCGCTTGAGCTGGCGCAATGGGGCTCCGGGCCAGAGGATTTGGCCTTTCTCACACCGCCCGCACCAGGCCCTTGGGCCCAGGCGAAGGCCTTGCTTGGTCAGCTTGGCGCGCTGTCAGACGGTCGCCTCACGCCCCATGGGGCGGCGCTTGCCAAGTTGCCGCTGCATCCGCGTTTGGCGCAAATGCTGCTGCAAGCGGGACCCCGCGCCGCGCCGCTGGCCGCACTTCTATCGGATCGAGACATTCTCTCGACCCAAAATTGCGATCTCACACCTGCCCTTACAGCGCTGACCAGGCCCACCGGCAACAAAGAACAGGCCGGCCCCATTCGCGATCACAGCGCGCTTGACCGGATCAAGCAGGAGGCCAAACGCCTCAGCAGACTGGCGCCGAAAGGCACGCGCGAGATCGCGTTAAGCCCAGCGCAATGCTTGGCGCTGGCCTATCCCGAACGTGTCGCCCAGCGTCGCCCCGGCCCGCAGCCACGCTACATCATGGCCGGGGGGAAGGGCGCAGTTTTGGCCAGAGATGATTCCTTGGCCAATGCGCGATATTTGGTCATTTCAGATTTGGGAAATCCGCATTTTAGCACGGGTCCAGACCCTAAAATCCGCAGGGCCCTGGCGCTCAGTGAGGCAGAGCTGCGGGAGGTTTTTGCCGATCAAATCACATGGGAGACCCTTTGCCACTGGTCCAAACGCCACCGCCGGGTCATTGCTAATCGCAGTGAAATGCTGGGTGCCCTGTCGCTTACGCAAGAGGTTTGGCGGGATGCACCCAGCGAAGCACTGGCGGCGGCTATGGTGGAGGGCGTGCAACAGATGGGTCTGCGCCTGCCGAAAGCCGCCCGGCTCTTACAAGCCCGCGTGGCGGCCGCACCACCCGGGCAATTTCCCGATTTGTCAGATACAGCCCTGCTCGAAGCCGCACCAGAATGGCTAGCCCCCTATCTGACGGGGCTGACAACAGAGCAAGATTGGAAAGCGTTTGACCCGCTGCCAGCCCTAGAAGCCTATATTGGCTGGGCGGCTCTGCGCCAGCTTGAAAAAATTGCGCCGGCGCATTTCACCACGCCGCTGGGCCGAAAAATCACGATTGATTACAGTGGCGACAGCCCGGCAATTGAACTGCGTATTCAAGAAATATTTGGCCAAACCCGCCATCCTATGATCGGCGATCACCCGCTAAAGGTGACCTTGCTGTCTCCGGCACATCGACCAATCCAAGTGACCACAGATATCCCTGGCTTTTGGACCGGAAGCTATGCAGATGTGCGCAAAGATATGCGGGCGCAATATCCCAAACACCCCTGGCCCGAAGATCCCACCCAAGCGGACCCGACCCTACGCGCCAAGCCCCGCAAGCGCTGA
- the meaB gene encoding methylmalonyl Co-A mutase-associated GTPase MeaB: protein MSKAEFAPEATARLIEQGNRRALARAITLVESAHPDHRQQAMALLAALLKDRQAIRIGLSGTPGVGKSTFIESFGLHLVGSGLKVAVLAVDPSSARSGGSILGDKTRMDQLSRHPGAYIRPSPSQTHLGGVARRTREATSLCEAAGFDVVLIETVGVGQSETMVAEMADLFVLLLAPAGGDELQGVKRGIMEMADLILINKADGDLKSAATRTCADYAGALRLLRKRSQDSEDFPKALTVSALEGAGLRQSWEEMQALVAWRREKGVWARTRASQNAFWFNAELRHALLTRLEHDPEAAEASRQLQQAIHAGDIAPSLAAERVVDIFLRPKA from the coding sequence ATGAGCAAAGCAGAATTCGCACCAGAGGCGACCGCCCGTTTGATAGAGCAGGGCAATCGGCGGGCTCTGGCGCGGGCGATCACTTTGGTGGAGAGTGCCCATCCTGATCATCGGCAGCAAGCCATGGCTTTACTCGCAGCTCTGCTTAAGGATCGGCAAGCCATTCGCATTGGATTGTCAGGCACGCCGGGTGTTGGCAAATCCACTTTTATTGAGAGCTTTGGGCTGCACTTGGTGGGGAGCGGTCTTAAGGTTGCCGTTTTGGCGGTCGATCCCTCCTCTGCGCGGTCGGGTGGATCTATTTTGGGCGATAAAACCCGTATGGATCAGCTCTCGCGCCATCCTGGCGCCTATATTCGCCCCTCACCCAGCCAGACCCATTTGGGTGGTGTGGCCCGGCGCACCCGAGAGGCCACGAGCCTATGCGAGGCCGCTGGGTTTGATGTGGTGCTGATTGAAACCGTAGGCGTCGGGCAATCGGAGACGATGGTGGCTGAAATGGCGGATCTATTTGTGCTGCTGCTCGCACCGGCCGGCGGAGATGAGCTTCAGGGGGTGAAGCGCGGAATCATGGAGATGGCCGATTTGATTTTGATCAATAAGGCCGACGGCGATCTCAAATCAGCCGCTACACGCACCTGCGCCGATTATGCTGGCGCGCTGCGTTTGCTGCGCAAGCGGTCACAAGATTCTGAGGACTTCCCCAAGGCGCTGACCGTATCTGCCTTGGAGGGCGCGGGGCTGCGGCAAAGTTGGGAGGAGATGCAGGCCTTGGTGGCTTGGCGCCGTGAGAAGGGTGTTTGGGCTCGCACAAGAGCGTCGCAAAATGCCTTTTGGTTCAATGCGGAATTGCGCCACGCGCTGTTGACGCGGCTTGAACATGATCCAGAGGCCGCAGAGGCCTCACGGCAGTTGCAACAGGCTATTCACGCGGGGGACATCGCACCCTCCCTGGCGGCCGAGCGAGTGGTGGATATCTTCTTGCGGCCCAAAGCCTAG
- the lepA gene encoding translation elongation factor 4, producing MTALSHIRNFSIVAHIDHGKSTLADRLIQETGTVKERDMQAQMLDSMDIERERGITIKANTVRIDYTALNGESYVLNLIDTPGHVDFAYEVSRSMRAVEGSLLVVDSSQGVEAQTLANVYHALDADHEIVPILNKIDLPASDCMRVAEQIEDVIGIDATEAIQVSAKTGQGIVETLEAIVHKLPAPKGDINAPLKAMLVDSWYDSYLGVIVLVRIIDGKLKKGERVKFMSNGSTHHVDRIGVFRPQMEMIDELGPGEIGFLTASIKQVRDTRVGDTICHDKQTVEALPGFKPAQPVVFCGLFPVDAAQFEDLRDSIDKLALNDASFSYEMETSAALGFGFRCGFLGLLHLEVIRDRIEREYAIDLITTAPSVIYDIHMRDGRIEQLHNPADMPDLTLVDHLEEPRIKATILVPDDYLGDVLKLCQDRRGVQLDLTYAGSRAMVVYDLPLNEVVFDFYDRLKSVTKGYASFDYQMIGYQQDNLVKMSILVNDEPVDALSTMVHRDRADARGRAMVEKLKDLIPRHMFKIPIQAAIGGKVIARETLSAMRKDVTAKCYGGDATRKKKLLEKQKAGKKKMRQFGKVDIPQEAFISALKMDG from the coding sequence ATGACAGCTCTATCTCATATCAGAAACTTCTCCATCGTGGCGCATATTGACCACGGAAAGTCCACTTTGGCTGACCGGCTGATCCAGGAGACTGGAACCGTTAAGGAACGGGATATGCAGGCGCAGATGTTGGACAGTATGGATATCGAACGCGAGCGCGGGATCACCATTAAGGCCAACACAGTCCGAATTGATTACACGGCCCTCAATGGCGAGAGCTATGTGCTCAATCTGATCGACACGCCGGGCCATGTGGATTTTGCCTATGAGGTCTCCCGCTCCATGCGCGCGGTGGAAGGTTCGCTTTTGGTGGTGGACAGCTCACAAGGGGTTGAGGCGCAGACGCTCGCGAATGTGTACCATGCGCTTGATGCAGATCATGAGATTGTCCCAATTCTCAATAAAATTGATCTGCCAGCGTCCGATTGTATGCGCGTGGCGGAGCAGATTGAAGATGTGATTGGCATAGATGCGACAGAGGCGATACAGGTCTCCGCAAAGACGGGCCAAGGGATTGTTGAAACGCTTGAAGCCATTGTGCACAAGCTTCCGGCACCGAAGGGTGATATCAATGCACCCTTGAAGGCAATGTTGGTGGACAGCTGGTATGATTCCTATTTGGGAGTGATCGTGCTGGTGCGGATCATCGATGGAAAGCTGAAGAAGGGTGAACGGGTTAAGTTCATGTCCAACGGCAGCACCCACCATGTGGACCGCATTGGTGTTTTCCGGCCACAGATGGAAATGATTGATGAATTGGGGCCGGGCGAGATCGGGTTTTTGACCGCCTCGATCAAACAGGTGCGTGATACCCGCGTCGGCGACACCATTTGCCATGACAAGCAAACTGTAGAAGCGCTTCCTGGCTTCAAACCAGCGCAGCCGGTGGTCTTTTGTGGCCTGTTTCCTGTGGATGCGGCGCAATTTGAAGACCTGCGCGACAGTATCGATAAATTGGCCCTGAATGACGCGAGTTTCAGCTATGAGATGGAAACCTCGGCCGCGCTTGGCTTTGGGTTTCGATGCGGCTTTTTAGGGTTGCTGCATCTTGAGGTGATCCGCGACCGTATTGAGCGCGAATACGCGATTGACCTGATCACCACAGCTCCCTCGGTGATTTATGACATCCACATGCGCGACGGGCGGATCGAGCAGCTGCACAACCCGGCAGATATGCCCGACCTTACGTTAGTTGACCATCTTGAAGAGCCGCGGATCAAAGCGACGATTTTGGTGCCTGATGATTATCTTGGCGATGTTTTGAAACTCTGCCAAGATCGCCGCGGTGTGCAATTGGATCTCACCTATGCGGGTTCGCGTGCGATGGTGGTTTATGATTTGCCGCTCAACGAGGTGGTGTTTGATTTCTACGATCGCTTGAAATCTGTGACCAAAGGCTATGCCTCTTTTGATTACCAAATGATCGGCTATCAGCAGGATAATTTGGTGAAGATGAGCATTCTGGTCAATGACGAGCCAGTGGATGCGCTGAGCACAATGGTGCATCGAGACCGTGCGGATGCGCGGGGCCGGGCGATGGTTGAAAAGCTCAAAGATCTGATTCCCCGCCATATGTTCAAAATCCCAATCCAAGCGGCCATCGGTGGCAAGGTGATCGCGCGTGAAACTCTGAGCGCGATGCGCAAAGATGTGACGGCGAAATGCTATGGTGGTGACGCGACACGGAAGAAGAAACTCCTGGAAAAGCAAAAGGCTGGCAAAAAGAAGATGCGCCAGTTTGGCAAAGTCGACATTCCGCAAGAGGCGTTTATTTCAGCCTTGAAGATGGATGGTTAG